The proteins below are encoded in one region of Chrysemys picta bellii isolate R12L10 chromosome 4, ASM1138683v2, whole genome shotgun sequence:
- the NDUFAF1 gene encoding complex I intermediate-associated protein 30, mitochondrial — MALSFKLLDSVFLSRRCHRQNALHPLLGPLLTDCISKLYSSYRRPGTSPDNTPPWKMNFSFEKGVDVIKKNFGLLKKELVDHWKGPEGYHFDEYLLQQTRVVWEFRSQKDLDEWVVSSDAEIGGKSETYLKLGKNNQTALLYGTLSTEVPRDGETRYSGYCSMKTKLPKGAFGTKKYYDWSNFNSLYLRIRGDGRPWMINIYTNPYFSHQKDDLYNYFMFTRGGPYWQEIKIPFSKFFLSSRGRIQDEQYPLWLDKISTVGFTLGDKADGPFQLEIDFIGLLKDRAHTEEFAYEKYEKNPQA, encoded by the exons ATGGCTCTATCTTTTAAACTGCTGGACAGTGTCTTTCTTTCTAGAAGGTGCCATAGGCAAAATGCCTTGCATCCTTTGCTTGGACCTCTCCTCACTGATTGCATCTCAAAATTGTACAGTAGCTATAGGAGACCAGGGACATCCCCTGATAACACTCCACCTTGGAAGATGAATTTCAGCTTTGAGAAGGGAGTGGATGTAATTAAGAAAAATTTTGGCCTCCTAAAAAAGGAGTTGGTGGATCACTGGAAAGGGCCTGAGGGCTATCATTTTGACGAGTACTTGTTGCAACAGACTAGAGTGGTCTGGGAGTTTCGCAGCCAGAAAGATTTAGATGAGTGGGTGGTTTCTTCTGATGCAGAGATCGGAGGGAAAAGTGAAACCTACCTAAAACTGGGTAAGAATAATCAGACTGCTCTGCTGTATGGGACCCTCAGTACTGAAGTACCTCGTGATGGGGAGACAAGATACAGTGGATATTGTTCAATGAAAACCAAACTGCCAAAG GGAGCGTTTGGAACTAAGAAGTATTATGATTGGTCAAACTTTAATAGTCTGTATTTACGCATTCGTGGTGATGGTCGACCCTGGATGATAAACATCTATACAAACCCATACTTCTCCCATCAAAAGGATGACCTGTACAATTACTTCATGTTCACCCGAGGGGGTCCATACTGGCAGGAAATTAAG ATTCCATTCTCCAAGTTCTTTCTCTCAAGTCGGGGGAGAATCCAGGATGAACAGTACCCACTCTGGTTAGATAAG ATTAGTACTGTTGGATTCACATTGGGAGACAAGGCAGATGGCCCTTTCCAGCTGGAGATAGACTTTATTGGATTGCTGAAAGACAGAGCTCACACAGAAGAATTCGCCtatgaaaaatatgaaaaaaatcccCAGGCCTAG